Proteins encoded in a region of the Neoarius graeffei isolate fNeoGra1 chromosome 3, fNeoGra1.pri, whole genome shotgun sequence genome:
- the slc25a29 gene encoding mitochondrial basic amino acids transporter, whose protein sequence is MMDFVAGCLGGAAGVLVGHPFDTVKVRLQVQNAHKPLYRGTFHCFQSIVRQESVFGLYKGIGSPMMGLTFINAIVFGVQGNTMRLLERDTPTNQFLAGAAAGTIQCVICCPMELAKTRMQMQGTGEKKSSTRKVYKNSLDCLARIYNREGVRGINRGMVSTLIRETPAFGVYFLVYDVLTRSLGCEPHDSYMIPKLMFAGGMSGIASWLSTYPMDVIKSRLQADGVGGKFAYSGIMDCTRKSLKQEGWRVFTRGLTSTLLRAFPVNAATFATVTLFLMYVRREEAPKDCEADPQHHAALQQQAQPTSM, encoded by the exons GTGCTGCTGGGGTTCTAGTAGGACATCCTTTCGACACTGTAAAG GTCAGACTTCAAGTCCAAAATGCACACAAGCCTCTGTACCGGGGAACCTTTCACTGTTTCCAGTCCATCGTACGGCAAGAATCA GTTTTTGGTTTGTACAAAGGCATCGGTTCTCCTATGATGGGCCTAACTTTCATCAACGCCATCGTCTTTGGTGTGCAAGGCAACACTATGCGTCTGCTGGAACGAGACACTCCCACAAACCAGTTCCTAGCAGGAGCAGCTGCTGGAACCATCCAGTGTGTTATCTGTTGTCCAATGGAACTGGCCAAGACGCGCATGCAGATGCAAGGTACTGGTGAAAAGAAGTCGTCGACTCGTAAGGTGTACAAAAACTCATTGGACTGCCTGGCCCGGATATACAATCGTGAGGGTGTGCGTGGCATCAACAGGGGCATGGTGTCCACTCTCATCCGTGAGACGCCTGCTTTTGGAGTGTACTTCCTGGTCTATGATGTTCTAACGCGCTCACTAGGCTGTGAGCCACACGACTCGTACATGATCCCTAAACTGATGTTTGCTGGTGGTATGTCGGGCATCGCCTCATGGCTTTCTACATATCCTATGGATGTGATTAAGTCTCGGCTACAAGCAGATGGTGTCGGAGGCAAGTTCGCATACAGTGGCATCATGGATTGTACACGCAAGAGCTTAAAGCAAGAGGGATGGCGTGTATTCACGAGGGGTCTCACCTCAACTCTGCTGCGCGCTTTTCCCGTCAACGCAGCTACTTTCGCTACTGTAACGCTCTTCCTCATGTACGTACGGCGAGAGGAGGCGCCAAAAGATTGCGAAGCCGACCCGCAGCACCATGCTGCATTACAACAGCAAGCGCAGCCTACCAGCATGTAA